CCCACAACGCCGATCTTAGCCGTGACGCCTCATGTGGATGTGGCGCGGCAGTTGCAGCTCGTGTGGGGTGTGAAGCCGTTGTTGGTGCTCGATTTGCCGTCAACGGCTCAGACGTTCCAAGCGGCGCTGAATGTGGCTCAGGAGAAGCAATTGCTCTCGGATGGGGATTTGGTGGTGATGACCGCCGGCACGCTGCAGGGGGTTTCTGGCTCAACGGATTTGGTTAAAGTTGAGGTGGTGACTGCTGTGCTAGGACGGGGCACCGGCATCGGGCATGGGGCTGTCAGCGGTCGGGCGCGGGTGGCTCACAGTTCTGGGGAAATTGGCACGTTTAACCAGGGGGAAATTTTGGTTGTCCCCCGCACCAGTGCTGATTTTGTCGAGGCGATGCGTAAGGCAGCGGCGGTGATTACTGAGGATGAGAGCATGACTTCTCACGCGGCAGTCATTGGTTTGCGGCTGGGCTTGCCGGTGATTGTGGGCGTGAAGAATGCCACGCGGGTGATTCGGGATGGGGCAATTCTGACCCTGGATATGCAGCGAGGCTTGGTCTATTCCGGGGCAATTGGTTCAGGAGCAATGAGCGCAGGCCAAACAGAGGCAGCCCTAACGACTTAAATTTGTTGGCTGATTGCTGGATACAAATTCCAGCAATCATGCTATACTCAAATATTGTGCGTGCCGGTGTAGCTCAGGGGTAGAGCATTCGATTCGTAATCGAACGGTCGCCGGTTCAAATCCGGCCATCGGCTTTAAATTTTGGATAGGAATAAACTGCGCTGGATTCAATGCCGGCATCAAAACAGACTGGGGCATTGCGATAGCCTTCGCGCAGATCCGCAGATTCTTCAGTCGTTCTCGTGATGGTGTTAAGGGTGTAATTCTAATCGACTGGGGAGTTGCGCGGTAGCCTGAACTCTTTCTCAAAACTCAACTGTTTTATGCTGATTCCAAATGCACAAAATGCAGTTGTTGATATTCGCAAATTGCGTGACTACTGCCTAAATCCAGATCACGACGATGGAAAGCACAAAGCTCGGCAGTTTTCATCAAGTCTTTGTATGACGGCTGACTGCGCCGAGGAGTTACGCCAAATTTTGCTTACAGTTGTTAAAACCCATGAAGCCCGATTAGGCCGGCAAGATGAGTTTGGGCAACGCTATATTCTAGATTTTACGCTCGAATGGCAGAATAGAAGTGCAACCCTTCGGAGTGGCTGGATCATTGAGTATGGTTCAGA
This DNA window, taken from Microcoleus sp. FACHB-68, encodes the following:
- a CDS encoding DUF6883 domain-containing protein — encoded protein: MLIPNAQNAVVDIRKLRDYCLNPDHDDGKHKARQFSSSLCMTADCAEELRQILLTVVKTHEARLGRQDEFGQRYILDFTLEWQNRSATLRSGWIIEYGSEIPKLTTCYPL